TTTGTTGTTTAAATAAAAACCTGGCACCGAGCTATTGTGGCGTAGGGCAACCCCTAGACTATCGTGGCCGCAGCAGCGTTTCACCTCTGAGTTCGGGAAGGGTTCAGTGTGGTTCCACCGCGCCATAGGCACCAGGAAAACTTTAGTTTCTGTGATGTAGAGTACAGAAACCCTGAAGGCTGCAAGTAACGCGAAATCAATTGTAATGAGGTCAAGCCCTCGGTCTATTAGTACGGCTCGGCTACGTACATTGCTGCACTTCCACCTACCGCCTATGAACGGGTGTTCTGCCCGTGACCTTACCTACTTACGTAGTGAGAGCACTCATCTTGAGGTGGGCTTCCCACTTAGATGCTTTCAGCGGTTATCCGCTCCGCACTTGGCTACCCAGCGTTTACCGTTGGCACGATAACTGGTACACCAGCGGTGCGTCCTTCCCGGTCCTCTCGTACTAAGGAAGGCTCCTCTCAATGCTCTTACGCCTGCACCGGATATGGACCGAACTGTCTCACGACGTTCTGAACCCAGCTCACGTACCGCTTTAATGGGCGAACAGCCCAACCCTTGGGACGTACTTCCGCCCCAGGTTGCGATGAGCCGACATCGAGGTGCCAAACCTCCCCGTCGATGTGGACTCTTGGGGGAGATCAGCCTGTTATCCCTAGAGTAACTTTTATCCGTTGAGCGACGGCCATTCCACTCTGCGCCGTCGGATCACTAAGGCCTACTTTCGTACCTGCTCGACTTGTCAGTCTTGCAGTCAAGCTCCCTTTATGCCTTTACACTCGCCGCACGGTTTCCAAGCGTGCTGAGGGAACCTTTGCGCGCCTCCGTTACCTTTTAGGAGGCGACCGCCCCAGTCAAACTGCCCACCTGAAACTGTTCCCTGACCGGATAACGGTCATGGGTTAGAATTCTAGCTTCGCCAGAGTGGTATCTCACCGTTGGCTCCATATTCCCCACAAGGAATACTTTATCGCCTCCCACCTATCCTGCGCAAGCCAAGCCCGAACACAATTCCAGGCTACAGTAAAGCTTCATAGGGTCTTTCTGTCCAGGTGCAGGCAGTCCGTATCTTCACAGACATTCCTATTTCGCCGAGTCTCTCTCTGAGACACCATCCAGATCGTTACGCCTTTCGTGCGGGTCGGAACTTACCCGACAAGGAATTTCGCTACCTTAGGACCGTTATAGTTACGGCCGCCGTTCACCGGGGCTTCAGTCGCTAGCTTCAAGGTTTCCCCCTGACCAACTTCCTTAACCTTCCGGCACTGGGCAGGCGTCAGCCCCCATACTGCGTCATTTGACTTTGCGGAGACCTGTGTTTTTGGTAAACAGTCGCCTGGATCTCTTCACTGCGACCCACGTCTGAGGTGGGCACCCCTTCTTCCGAAGTTACGGGGCCATTTTGCCGAGTTCCTTAGAGAGAGTTATCTCGCGCCCCTTGGTATTCTCAACCTCCCTACCTGTGTCGGTTTCGGGTACAGGTAACTTAGAGTTAACGTGTTTAGAGCTTTTCTTGGAAGCTAGACTATGCCACTTCCCCGACGTATCGGGTCGTACTCACGCCTCAACTCAAGACGTTTTCGCCGTCTCTCATCATCTTGACGCTTGAACCGGTAACCAACATCCGGCTGACAATTGCCTTCTCCGTCCCTCTGCACAACTCCAAATCAGTACGGGAATTTTAACCCGTTGTCCATCGACTACGCCGTTCGGCCTCGCCTTAGGTCCTGACTAACCCTCCGGGGACGAACCTGGCGGAGGAAACCTTAGGGTTTCGGGGCATTGGATTCTCACCAATGTTTGCGCTACTCAAGCCGACATTCTCACTTCCGTTTCGTCCACAGCTGCTTGCCGCTACTGCTTCTACCTACGACGGAACGCTCCCCTACCGATTAATATAATTAATCCCACAGCTTCGGTACATCGCTTAGCCCCGTTCATTTTCGGCGCGAGAGCGCTTGACTAGTGAGCTATTACGCACTCTTTCAAGGGTGGCTGCTTCTAGGCAAACCTCCTAGTTGTCTGTGCACTCTCACCTCCTTTATCACTTAGCGATGATTTGGGGACCTTAGCTGGTGGTCTGGGCTGTTTCCCTCTTGACGATGAAGCTTATCCCCCACCGTCTCACTGGCAACGTGTGCTCTGGGTATTCTGAGTTTGTCTCGATTTGGTACCGTTCTCACAGCCCGCACCGAAACAGTGCTTTACCCCCCAGGTATAATCGTTACCGCTGCGCCTCAACACATTTCGGGGAGAACCAGCTAGCTCCTGGTTCGATTGGCATTTCACCCCTAACCACAGCTCATCCGCCGATTTTTCAACATCGGTCGGTGCGGACCTCCACTTGGTGTTACCCAAGCTTCATCCTGGCCATGGTTAGATCACCAGGGTTCGGGTCTATAAACACTGATTATCGCCCTATTCAGACTCGGTTTCCCTTTGGCTCCAGCATTCTCGCTTTAACCTACCAGTGCCTATAAGTCGCCGGCTCATTCTTCAACAGGCACGCGGTCAGACGTTAAATCGTCCTCCCACTGCTTGTAAGCTGACGGTTTCATGTTCTATTTCACTCCCCTTCCGGGGTTCTTTTCACCTTTCCCTCGCGGTACTGGTTCACTATCGGTCACACAGTAGTATTTAGCCTTACGAGATGGTCCTCGCGGATTCACATGGGATTCCTCGTGCCCCATGCTACTCGGGATACAGCTACTATCCTTGAGTTTTCAACTACAGGACTTTCACCTTCTCTGGTGCAGTATTTAGCTGCTTCGTTTAACCGCTAGATTCGATATTGCTGTCCCACAACCCCAGTCAGTAAACCGACTGGTTTAGGCTCTTCCCCGTTCGCTCACCACTACTTAGGGAATCTCTTTTGATTTCTCTTCCTCCAGCTACTAAGATGTTTCAGTTCGCTGGGTTGGCTCTCTCCTGCCTATATATTCAGCAGGTAGTATATAGGGTTGCCCCATTCGGAAATCTCCGGCTCAAAGTTTGCTTCCAACTCCCCGGAGCATATCGTCGGTAACCACGTCCTTCATCGCCTCTGTGTGCCTAGGTATCCACCGTCAGCCCTTATTAGCTTGACCACAAACAATTGGTTTTCACATTTGCAAACACGTTCATCTTTTGAATGTCTGTGTCTGCCTGCTTTTTTCGCGTTACTATGCAGTTTTCAAGGTTCTGGCTGGATTCATTTCCCAGCAGTCTGACATCATATATATATAGATATAAATGTCATGTTGCTGAACTTTATCCGATTTTTTTAATGGCAATCGCCACAGGTGGAGGTTAGCGGACTCGAACCGCTGACATCCTGCTTGCAAAGCAGGCGCTCTACCAACTGAGCTAAACCCCCGCTCAAGAATTAAAAATTAAAAATTAAAAATTAAAAATTGAATTTTCTTCATTTTTAATTTTACATTTTACATTTTTAATTGCTTCAGGTGGGCCATCCTGGACTCGAACCAGGGACCTCACCCTTATCAGGGGTGCGCTCTAACCACCTGAGCTAATAGCCCAATTCCGAACCAAATCATAGTTTGAAAGTTCATCACAAATATCTGCGACCGACCTAGGAATGACCATCTCAATTCTCTATTTGCTGAATGCTTTCGAGTTCTGAGTGGATTAGGTCTCCCTAAAAAGGAGGTGATCCAGCCACACCTTCCGGTACGGCTACCTTGTTACGACTTCACCCCAGTCACCAGCACTGCCTTAGGCATCCCCCTCTCCGAAAAGTTGGGGTAATGACTTCGGGCGTTGCCAGCTTCCATGGTGTGACGGGCGGTGTGTACAAGGCCCGGGAACGAATTCACTGCAGTATGCTGACCTGCAATTACTAGCGATTCCTCCTTCACGCAGGCGAGTTGCAGCCTGCGATCTGAACTGAGCTACGGTTTACGGGATTTGCTTGCATTCGCATGCTTGCTGCCCTCTGTCCGTAGCATTGTAGTACGTGTGTAGCCCAAGACGTAAGGGGCATGCTGACTTGACGTCATCCCCACCTTCCTCCGGTTTGTCACCGGCAGTCTCTCTAGAGTGCCCAACTTAATGCTGGCAACTAAAAACGAGGGTTGCGCTCGTTGCGGGACTTAACCCAACATCTCACGACACGAGCTGACGACAGCCATGCACCACCTGTGTTCGCGCTCCCGAAGGCACCCTCTGCTTTCACAAAGGTTCGCGACATGTCAAGTCTTGGTAAGGTTCTTCGCGTTGCATCGAATTAAACCACATACTCCACCGCTTGTGCGGGCCCCCGTCAATTCCTTTGAGTTTCACAGTTGCCTGCGTACTCCCCAGGCGGGATACTTAACGCGTTAGCTACGGCACGGCTCGGGTCGATACAAGCCACGCCTAGTATCCATCGTTTACGGCTAGGACTACTGGGGTATCTAATCCCATTCGCTCCCCTAGCTTTCGTCCATGAGTGTCAGTTGCGGCCTAGCAGAGCGCTTTCGCCACCGGTGTTCTTCCTGATCTCTACGCATTTCACCGCTACACCAGGAATTCCCTCTGCCCCGAACGCACTCTAGCCATGTAGTTTCCACTGCTCTTATGAGGTTGAGCCTCACTCTTTAACAGCAGACTTACATAGCCACCTGCGGACGCTTTACGCCCAATCATTCCGGATAACGCTTGCATCCTCCGTATTACCGCGGCTGCTGGCACGGAGTTAGCCGATGCTGATTCCTCAGGTACCGTCATTGTGTTCTTCCCTGAGAAAAGAGGTTTACGACCCAAGAGCCTTCCTCCCTCACGCGGTATTGCTCCGTCAGGCTTTCGCCCATTGCGGAAAATTCCCCACTGCTGCCTCCCGTAGGAGTCTGGGCCGTGTCTCAGTCCCAGTGTGGCTGATCATCCTCTCAGACCAGCTACTGATCGTCGCCTAGGTAGGCTTTTACCCCACCTACTAGCTAATCAGACGCGAGCTCATCTTCAGGCAGCAAGCCTTTCACCTCTCGGCACATCCGGTATTAGCCACCGTTTCCAGTGGTTGTCCCAGACCTGAAGCCAGATTCTCACGCGTTACTCACCCGTCCGCCACTGTGTCCGAAGACACCGTTCGACTTGCATGTGTTAAGCATACCGCCAGCGTTCATCCTGAGCCAGGATCAAACTCTCCGTTTTGAAGTGTTTGCTTTATTAGCTCTTTCTGGCTGACTTTTTTTCCACCTCAGCCTAGTGTTTTAATTTAATTGACGCAGGCTACTTGTGGTATTATGACTTTCAAACTATAATATTTTCAAGGTTCGGTCGCCTTGCTGGCGTCGCTCTGTCGCGTCCGTCTCTCAGGCACTTATTCAATATAACTAACACAACTCTAACTGTCAACTGTTTTTCCATCTATTTTTGGAACAAATTTTGCACCCCCCTAAAACTCCCCACAGTGCTAGGTTGTAAGCAACAATGGTGTAGGCACTGTGCTGACTAAGGAGGGTAAAGCGTGAATTTTCAGTCGGTAATAGCAACACTGCATCAATTCTGGAGTGATCGCGGTTGCCTTATTGCCCAGCCCTATGACATTGAAAAAGGGGCAGGCACTAAGAACCCGCATACTTTTTTAAGAGCGCTGGGGCCGGAACCTTGGGCTGTTGCTTATGTTGAACCATGTCGTCGTCCAACAGATGGACGCTACGGCGAAAATCCTAATCGTTTTCAACACTATTATCAGTACCAAGTTCTGATTAAGCCTTCGCCAGACAATATTCAAGAGATTTATCTTGATTCTTTAAGAGCTTTAGGCATTCGTCCTGAAGACCACGATATCCGTTTTGTGGAAGACAACTGGGAAGATGCAACAGTAGGAGCTTGGGGTACTGGTTGGGAAGTATGGTTGGACGGAATGGAAATCACCCAGTTTACCTACTTCCAACAATGTGGGGGAATCGACTGCCGTCCAGTATCGATTGAGATTACATATGGATTAGAGCGGCTGGCAATGTATCTCCAGCAGGTAGAAGCAATCACTAAAATCCATTGGACGGATAACATTACTTATGGAGATGTTTTCCTGCAAAATGAGATTGAGCAGAGTACTTACAACTTTGAAGCATCAAATCCTGAGTTGTTGCTGACACTATTTAATCTATACGAGCAGGAAGCTACTCAATTGACGGAGCGTGGATTGGTCTTACCCAGCCTGGATTATGTGATGAAGTGTTCGCATACATTCAATTTGCTAGATGCAAGAGGCGTAATTTCGGTAACGGAGAGAACTCGCTATATTGCTAGGATTCGTCATTTGGCCCGAAAGGTGGCTCATTTGTATGTTGAGCAAAGGGAAAAGCTAGGTTTTCCATTACTCAATAAGCCGATTTGACAACCAGCTGCACCGCAATCGTTTTCACAGCAAGTTATACTGCAACCTGTTTCACCTTTAGAAGGTAGATTCCATCATTCCTATTGCATAGATTTATTGTTGTCTAATGCAGAGAGAAGTCTGCGCGGAGGAAGCCTCCGTTTATAACTGCGATGGATGCAGAGACGCAGAGGGAGAGCTTAAAATCATGCAATAAGTCTAATAAATTCAATGAGCCATAAAGACGCAAAAAAGGTAGAGAATGAAGTGTAAAAAATTACGGTGTGTGAAAGATGGTGAATTGGAGTGAACTTTTAGAACCGATCGCAGCTTGGTTTCGTTCTCTAGGCATCCCTGAGCCGATTGTACATTGGGGGCATCCGTTAATGATGGCGATCGTTGTTTTTGTGATGGGTAGTTTTGTCGCATTGGCAGGTTGGCGGGGAAAACTACTTGAAAGCAAAGATAAAGATGCTGCTCTTAAAAATCGGATTGCCCATCGGCAATTAGCACCGTGGCTGTTTTTATTTCTCGCAAGTGGTTACACAGGTGGGGTATTGTCTTTAGTAATGCAGCGTCAACCAATTTTTGAAAGTCCTCATTTTTGGACTGGTTCGCTAGTGCTGTTACTGCTTCTAATAAATGGTGTGATTTCTCTAAGCGGATTTGCGGGAAATAAAAAAGCGTTACGTGCTATTCATGCCTATTTGGGCAGCGTAGCAGTTTGTATTTTATTTGTCCATGCCGTTTTGGGATTGCAATTGGGCATATCCTTATGATCAGCAGCTATTAGCTAATGCTGTAAGATTATTACCTTAATAAAGTAAAGCTAAAAGAACAAAGCCTGCTGATGCGGGCTTTGTTTGTATAAACCGAATAAACTATAGTTCACTACAAGCATGAGAATAGTTCTTTGTTGCTTGCCTAGTTATTTTTAAGTGAGTCGCAAATTTTATTCGTTAGGTGCTTCTACGAAGAAATCTTATGATTCAGACGAGTGGTGTAATTATTTGTCTTGGTTATATTTTTGGATTGTTATTTACAGCAGTTCCCTGGGGTGGTGCGTGGATTTTGGTTTTGGGGGTAGTGGGAGCAGTTGTATCTAGAAGACTCTACACGACTTCACGACAAGTTGCTCAGAAACCAGAAGCTACAACTGGAAGCAAAACCAAGACAGTACCTAATACTTGGCAGACAACTCTTCATCCTAGAGTATGGTTAGCTGCTGCCTTGGTAGGGTTGTTGGCAACCTTGTATTTTCAATTGCGTGTGCCACAACCAGGAGCAAAAGATATCAGTCAGTTTGTTCCACCAGGAAATAGTAGTAATCAAGAACAACTTGTGATTGTTCGTGGGGAAGTGGCAAGTGCTCCCCGCTTGACTCGCAGTCAACGTGGACAATTTTGGTTAGAAGCGACGCAATTAGATGACGTAAAAAATGAAAAAGGTTCAGCATCTGTGCCGAAAGGCGTGACAGGCAAACTGTACGTGACTGTACCTTTACTTCAGGTGACTGGATTATATCCTAGTCAACAAATTACTGTGACTGGGATTTTGTACAAGCCAAAAGCAGCATTAAATCCAGGCGCTTTTGACTTTCAGAAATATCTTCAACAAGAAGGAACATTTGCAGGATTGATTGGACGGCAGGTAAATATTTTAGATGATGAGCCTAATAAATGGAGATGGTGGCAAATCCGGGAGCGAATTGTACAATCCCAAGTTCGTTGGTTAGGTGTCCCAGAAGGGCCACTTGTCAGCGCAATGGTTCTGGGAAGCAAAGCAGTTGATTTACCCTACGACATCCGCGATTTATTTGTACAGGCGGGATTAGCTCATGCTTTGGCAGCTTCCGGGTTTCAAACTTCCTTGATTTTAGGTGTGATATTACAGTTAACAAGGCGTTTCAAAAAGGGAACGCAATTTACTCTTGGCTTTTTAGCTTTAATTATTTTTCTGAGTTTAACAGGGTTTCAGGCTGCGGTACTTAGAGCCGTGATTATGGGTTTTGCAGCTTTAGTTGGTCTGTTATTAAAAAGAAAGGTAAAACAATTAGGCTCACTGCTATTGGCAGCGACACTTTTATTACTGTTTAATCCTTTATGGATTTGGGATTTAGGCTTTCAACTAAGTTTTTTAGCGACGCTGGGATTAATTGTTACAGTACCCGCAATAATTGAACGCTTGGGTTGGCTACCACCTGCGATCGCGTCTTTGATTGCTGTTCCCTTAGCTGCGACAATTTGGACTTTACCTTTGCAGCTTTTTGTTTTCGGGGTGATGCCATCTTATAGCTTACTACTAAATATCTTTAGCACTCCATTAATTTCTATCATTAGTATCGGTGGAATAGTTAGCGCCATAGCGGCGTTAATTTGGCCGACAGCAGGAAGCTTTTTAGCAGGAATATTACATTATCCTACTGATTGGTTAATTGAATTAGTAGAATTTTTTAGCAAGCTACCAGGAAACTCTGTTGCTGTAGGTAGCATATCAACTTGGCAAATATTGGCTATTTATGCACTAATTATGTTGGTTTGGTGGGTGCGTTGGTGGCAGATACGGTGGTGGTTTGCTAGTTTAATTGCGGTTGGTTTGGTAATTATTCCAATTTGGCATTCTGCAAACACGTTGTTTCGGATAACTATATTGGCAGCAGATGCAGAACCTATTTTGGTTATTCAAGACCGGGGAACAGTCACTGTAATTAATAGTGGCGATGAGGGTACAGGACGCTTTACGATTTTACCGTTTCTGCAACAGCAGGGTGTAAATCAAATTAATTGGGCGATCGCAACTGATTTTCAAGGTAATGAAAGTAATGCTTGGTTAGAACTACTGCAATATTTACCGATTAAAAATTTTTATGAATATTCACCAAAGCCAGAAAATACCATTGCACTGCAAGCAATACAACAGCAATTACAAAAGCATCAAGGTATATACCAAGCTTTAGCACTTGGTCAAGCTGTGAATACTGGTTCGACAGTAACACAATTAATTAATGACCAATTACCGATTTTGCAATTGCAAATTCAAGGACAAAACTGGTTATTAGTGGGTAATATTAAGTCTAAAGAGGTACAACAGTTAGTTAAATCTGGAACTTTACCTCGTCCACAAGTGATTTGGTGTTCTCCTGAGTCTTTGAAAGATTTAGTTTTGGCACTACAACCACAAATAGCGATCGCTTCTTCTGCCAATCTTGATACAAAAACTTTGTCTGAACTAGGAAAAAGCCAAACGCAACTGTTTTTTACAGGAAGAGATGGGGCAATTCAATGGACACCTAACGGTCAGTTTGAAACGTTTATCCAAGCAACAGAAAGCAAATCCTCTGTGTTATAAAAAATGCACAAATATAAATAAAAGGCAGGAAATCCTGCCTTGATAATCGACCAGATGAATAGGTCTGTAGCCAAATTAAGTTTCACACATTACTTTGACAAAGTTATGAAGAATTTGTGACAAACTTATTAATAATTGAAGACTTTTGATTTCAGTGATTTATAAAACTTTGAATTTTTTCGGATTACTGATATTTTTTCATAAATAAAAACCCCTGGGAAACTGGGGTTTAATTATTCGCTATTAGCTAGCTGCGAGTTTGTTAGTTGGTGAGTCTCGATCAACTCAGAGAAACTAGTAAAAGGTAGTAAGTTTTACCTTATTACAGAGGTGTTTTTGAACCTCAATTAACTATTGCACACTGATTTGACGAAACTATTGCAACTGGATGACACAAGTATGAACAATTTGAAATATTTCTAAAAGCCAATAGGAAGAAGAAATTATTTTTCTTTTTTTAGCTGTAATAGCTCCCAAGTTTTCAATAGAGCGATCGCTTTATTGCTCAGGATGATATAATTGTAAAACTGATGTGGAATAATTAGCGTCAAATCACAACATTTAGATGCTTGATAAGCACTAAAATCCGTGAATAAATAGCTGGAGAGGTGGCAGAGCGGTTGAATGCGACGCACTCGAAATGCGTTTTGGGGCAACTCAACGGGGGTTCGAATCCCCCCCTCTCCGTTTAAAAGTATAACTAAGGGCTGTCAAATCAAATACAATACTCTTGTACAAAGTTACATAGAAGAGATTTAGGCTCAAGAGTAGGGTCTATTTTGAATAAAGGTGCGATCGCCTAAGATATCTTAGCAAAATCAATTATTTTACTGTAGGTAATGTTACGTGCTAGCATAAGTTACTCCGCAGAGGCATAGAAAGTTCCTACTTGCTTTTAAGTAAGTTTGCAAAATAGGTAAAGAATAATTGATATTGCAGTAATACTTTCTAATCATGTCATTTTCTTTACTTGACAAAACCAAAATATACATCGTCAATACGGATTTTTGGGCTAAACTAGTGCCATTGTGTGAGAAGTGAACGATGGCAAATCAGAGCCTGGGACGATTACTATCATTTGGTTTTATCAGTTTCTGTTTTTGTGTAGGTATTGGTATAGGTGTGATCATCCGGTTTGGGCAATTGCAACCATCAGATGCCGCTACGTCATCTACCAAACCAGAACAATTCCCATTTGCTTTACCAGAACCTACGCCACTACCTGGGAAAGAACAATCCTTTTCCGACACTATTACTATCAAAGCCGTTGGAGATATTATTCCTGGTACTAATTTCCCCAACTATAGATTGCCACGCTTCCGCAATCAGTTACTACCAAAGTCAGTGAGAGCTAACTTGCAAGAATCTGATATTTTGTTTGGTAATTTTGAAAGTAGTTTAACAAACTATCCCTACACAACTAAAGATATTAGTCAAGGACAAGTGTTTGCGTTTCGCTCGCCACCAGGATACGCTCAGGTATTCGCTGAGGCTGGTTTTGATGTGTTTAATATGGCGAATAACCATGCAATGGACTTTGGTAAGGCAGGCTTCCAAGATACAAAGAACAATCTTGAGGCTGTAGGCATTGCAACATTAGGTCATAAAAATCAAATTCTCTATTTAGAAGCTAAGAATATTCCAATTGCCATGATCGGGTTTTCACCGTATGAAATGTATAACTCTATTCACGATCTAGCGGCAGCTAAAGCACTTGTAATAGAAGCCAAAAATAACGCCAACATTGTCATCGTATCAATGCACGCCGGAGCAGAAGGCACACAAGCACTACACGTTAAGAATCAAACAGAGTTTTTTTATGGAGAAAACAGAGGGAATTCTATTAAATTTGCGCGGGCGATGATTGATGCGGGGGCAGACTTAGTGCTGGGGCATGGCCCACACGTTCCAAGAGCAATGGAAATGTATAAAGGAAAAATCATAGCCTATTCTTTAGGGAACTTTTTAGGATATCAAACTTTATCTACAGAAGCCCAGACAGGTTACTCAATGATTTTAGAAGTCAAACTCAACCAGACAGGAGATTTAGTATCAGGCAAAATTATCCCTATTCGGATGAATCGCCAGGGTATCCCCCAAATTGATCAGCGTTTTCAGACGGTAGCACTTTTGCGTTATTTGAACAATTACGATTTCCCTAAAAATCCATTGAAAATTAATAAGAATGGAAAAATTTTAGTACTAAATAGCAAAAAGTAAACCTTCCTAAAAGAATCCTCTTAATTGTTATCATCTTCCAGCTGTTCCTGAGACTTTTCATCCTTACGTGGTTGACTCTCAGCAGAAGAATTTTGCTTTTCCTCTAGTGTTGGTACTACCACAGCAGATGGATCTGACTGTTTGGGTGGTGCTGTTGGTATGACCGCAGGATTCGATTGCCTAACTGTTCCAGGCAAAGCAGAATCCTTATTCAAAGTGGGTAAAGGGTTATATTTATATATTGATGGTGTGGGAGAATCATTCCGAGACGATCGCACCGCCCGTAACTTCTCTACTAGCGAGGGTGAAGCAGAAACGTTAGGCGAAGCAGCGGGTTGATTAAGGTCGCCGCGTTGCGATTCTCCTGTAGGATTTTTGCCACTATTGCTAGATGCTTCCTGAGAAGCACGGCGATTGCGCTGACGCCGCTTGGATGTAGAAACTGATGGAGATTCGGACGGAGAGATAGTATTACTTTCTCTATCCGCAGGTGAAGATGAACTATTAGTGTTAGGTACTTTTTTCGTAGGCGCTTGAAGTGGCTGCTCAAAAGTTGGCTTTGAAGTCTCCTGCGGTTGAAATTTGGGAAAAATGCTAGTGATGGCAAAACCTGTTGTAGCAGCAACAAAGACTACACTTGCACCAATAAGTAATTTAGAAGAATCCATTTTTTTAGGTAGTACAGGAAGCTTCCTCGCTGACAGCTTATTGGGATTTTTAGCTTTTTTCTTAAATAAATTTTCTGACTCCTGCACAGATAAATTGACAGTAGGTACTGCGTATGTGTGTAGAGCTTGCGGTGTTGAATTCATCTGATTTCCAGGTAGCAATTGCAACCATTCAGCAACTGTTGCTGGACGAAAGCGAGATTCAACAGCCATACCACGCATTACCGCTTGATTCACAGCAGCACTCAGGTGAGGTTGGAGTTCACGAGGTGAAGGCATTTTCTCGCGATCGCGTAGCAACGCTGGCATCGGAACCTGTGCCGTCAACAGCGCATACAAGGTTGCTGCCAAACCGTAAACATCCGTTGCAGGTGTGCGCGGCGCTTGCGAGAGATACTGCTCAATTGGAGAATAACCCTCAGAGACCAAACCAGTATGAGTTTGCCTCATACCACCATTAAATTCGCGGGCAATGCCAAAATCAATTAGGACTACTTCCTGAGTTCCTTGCCGGAGGATAATATTATCTGGTTTAACATCCCGGTGAAGCAAACCATTGTTGTGTACTACCTGTAATGCCGCCCCAATTTGACGGATATAATGAATTGCTGTCCCTTCTGGCAAAGGTATTCCTGGTAAAACAAAGGCGTCTCCCAAAGTATCCCCTGGAATGTATTCCATCACCATATAAGGCAATCCAGCTTCCACAAAAAAGTCGCTGACTCGGACAATATTTGGGTGGACACAAGTAGCTAATCGTCTAGCTTCATCTTGGAATTGACGCTCGAACTTAGCAAAATCGGGATGTTGTCGCAGCCGTTCATTGATGGTTTTCATCACTACTTCATGACCTAAGTAGTGATGCGTAGCCTTGAACGTAATGCCAAAGCCACCTCGCCCTATTTCTTGAATTAGGGTATATTTTCCACCCTGCAAAATTGTGCCTGCTAACATAAGAAAGTTCTGAGTTCTAAGTCCTGAGTGAGCAGATAGATACTAAGTCCTGAGCCTTAAATAATTTCCAAAAAGGTCTTCCCTTATTTTTGCAGAGCAGAGACTTTCCCTGCCGCAAACTAAGCTTGTTTGCTTATCCTACAGGATGATTCGGTTATTGAATCTGTCTATGTGGATAAAACCTCCTTATTCTCGCAACAGTCTTGTCTTTTTCATAGAATAGCGCGGTACTGCAACAACCTGGAGTGAAAGATAGGCCAAACTTGTCTTCCACTTCAATAATTAGCGGGGGAAATAAAGGATAACTTGCCCAATAAAGCGTTGATTAGTAAGTTT
This region of Nostoc sp. UHCC 0302 genomic DNA includes:
- a CDS encoding protein kinase encodes the protein MLAGTILQGGKYTLIQEIGRGGFGITFKATHHYLGHEVVMKTINERLRQHPDFAKFERQFQDEARRLATCVHPNIVRVSDFFVEAGLPYMVMEYIPGDTLGDAFVLPGIPLPEGTAIHYIRQIGAALQVVHNNGLLHRDVKPDNIILRQGTQEVVLIDFGIAREFNGGMRQTHTGLVSEGYSPIEQYLSQAPRTPATDVYGLAATLYALLTAQVPMPALLRDREKMPSPRELQPHLSAAVNQAVMRGMAVESRFRPATVAEWLQLLPGNQMNSTPQALHTYAVPTVNLSVQESENLFKKKAKNPNKLSARKLPVLPKKMDSSKLLIGASVVFVAATTGFAITSIFPKFQPQETSKPTFEQPLQAPTKKVPNTNSSSSPADRESNTISPSESPSVSTSKRRQRNRRASQEASSNSGKNPTGESQRGDLNQPAASPNVSASPSLVEKLRAVRSSRNDSPTPSIYKYNPLPTLNKDSALPGTVRQSNPAVIPTAPPKQSDPSAVVVPTLEEKQNSSAESQPRKDEKSQEQLEDDNN